From a region of the Methanoculleus receptaculi genome:
- a CDS encoding DUF167 domain-containing protein has translation MDTYANAVSETPDGVTIALDVTAGAKRSLFPAGYNEWRRSIRCQVAAPAVGGRANRAVIDLLAKTFEVSRGNVTIVAGHASSSKVVAISGLSRSRALECLNRFDA, from the coding sequence ATGGATACCTATGCCAATGCTGTCTCTGAGACACCGGATGGGGTGACCATTGCTCTCGACGTTACAGCAGGTGCAAAACGGTCTCTGTTCCCCGCGGGTTACAACGAGTGGCGTCGGAGTATCCGATGTCAGGTGGCAGCCCCCGCAGTCGGCGGGAGAGCAAACCGTGCCGTCATAGACCTCCTGGCAAAGACGTTTGAGGTGTCCCGCGGCAACGTGACGATCGTTGCCGGGCATGCATCTTCATCAAAGGTTGTGGCGATCTCCGGTTTATCACGTTCCCGTGCTCTCGAATGCCTGAACCGCTTCGACGCATGA
- a CDS encoding ATP-grasp domain-containing protein: protein MIHIVPKPTDTPEDNSTGAVIQELEKVGARYHVLDLDTVDPLNSGLEHELIWVCGIRQDMHRFEILNVLSLSNRVINTPAAIATCASKVMTTALLLQRGVRTPATVYVSSEDQAREFLRRHGKVVYKPVYGYDGNGIRLVIEPGDLGPGPWYLQEYVPNDRDFRVFVLGGEAVGAITRVSRGLMHNIHQGGIGMPVEIDDEMRAIAEASAAVIGVDYCGVDLLCDREGYTVLEVNGTPNWHCMATPIPKLLASYLIECERTMRS, encoded by the coding sequence ATGATTCATATCGTACCGAAACCGACCGACACGCCGGAAGACAACTCAACCGGTGCCGTTATACAGGAACTGGAGAAAGTAGGTGCCCGGTATCACGTTCTTGACCTTGATACAGTTGACCCCCTTAACTCGGGGCTTGAACATGAACTCATATGGGTATGTGGTATCCGGCAGGATATGCATCGGTTTGAGATCCTTAACGTACTCTCGCTTTCCAACCGGGTGATAAACACTCCCGCAGCCATCGCTACCTGTGCCTCCAAGGTGATGACAACGGCACTTCTCCTGCAAAGAGGGGTGCGGACACCGGCGACAGTCTACGTCTCTTCAGAAGACCAGGCGCGTGAATTTCTCAGGCGGCATGGAAAGGTTGTCTATAAGCCTGTCTACGGGTATGATGGGAATGGCATCCGGCTTGTGATAGAGCCCGGCGACCTCGGGCCCGGCCCCTGGTATCTTCAGGAATACGTCCCGAACGATCGGGACTTCCGTGTCTTCGTCCTGGGTGGAGAGGCGGTTGGCGCCATAACCAGGGTCTCTCGGGGGTTGATGCACAACATCCATCAGGGCGGGATCGGTATGCCGGTCGAGATCGATGACGAGATGCGCGCTATAGCTGAGGCGTCTGCGGCAGTGATCGGCGTCGATTACTGCGGTGTCGACCTTCTGTGCGATCGGGAAGGATACACAGTTCTTGAGGTGAACGGAACTCCAAACTGGCACTGTATGGCGACACCTATCCCGAAACTGCTTGCCTCATACCTCATCGAGTGCGAACGCACGATGCGTTCCTGA
- a CDS encoding ATP-binding protein, with amino-acid sequence MRFYGRERELQLMEHLYARTPSFLVVTGRRRVGKTELVKEFCKGKPALYFYVDANKSIEALMEEFGGLTAETLNLPGYIKTDTPETFLEFLFSYDRPLVVVFDEFQRFLKVHPSFVSQMQRFWDLKGRDSHLFVIVSGSSVGMIREIFLEGNAPLFRRADNILTLRPFKPEECLAILEDLGVRNPAERLDLYLLFGGTIYYYTFLEKYGCTDLESALDRLVLDDLAPLRREMSDVMVEEFGREHATYYEILAAIAGGKRSQKEIADVVRLPPTSLPPYLRDLVDLLGIIEYRVPVTERGKRSKMGRYVFADNFFRFYARYIYRNMSLYESGRFDLLKNRILREWKGFSGRAFEEMLRSLLARDLTERYEEIGPWWNRRGDEIDLLALGPEGSLAVEIKNRDLTLPEACGILAALEEKLPLVKGLGQPVTTGIAARTVEGKEVLRAGGFYVMDLDDLGI; translated from the coding sequence ATGAGGTTCTACGGCAGGGAGCGGGAACTCCAGTTAATGGAGCACCTCTACGCCAGGACCCCCTCCTTTCTCGTCGTCACCGGCAGGCGAAGGGTCGGCAAGACCGAGCTCGTCAAGGAGTTCTGCAAGGGAAAACCGGCACTCTACTTCTACGTGGACGCAAACAAGAGCATCGAAGCCCTCATGGAGGAGTTCGGGGGGCTGACGGCAGAGACGCTCAACCTCCCCGGCTACATCAAGACCGATACCCCGGAGACCTTCCTTGAATTCCTCTTCTCCTACGATCGGCCCCTGGTCGTCGTCTTCGACGAATTCCAGCGTTTTCTCAAAGTCCACCCCTCGTTCGTCTCCCAGATGCAGCGGTTCTGGGATCTGAAGGGGCGGGACTCGCACCTCTTCGTCATCGTCTCCGGCTCGTCGGTCGGAATGATCCGCGAGATCTTCCTCGAAGGAAATGCTCCCCTCTTTCGGCGTGCCGACAACATCCTGACGCTCCGCCCGTTCAAACCGGAAGAATGTCTCGCCATCCTCGAAGACCTGGGGGTGCGGAACCCTGCAGAGCGGCTCGACCTTTACCTCCTCTTCGGCGGGACGATCTACTACTACACGTTCCTCGAGAAGTACGGGTGTACCGACCTCGAAAGCGCTCTCGATCGGCTCGTCCTCGACGACCTCGCCCCCCTTCGCCGGGAGATGAGCGATGTCATGGTCGAAGAGTTCGGGCGGGAGCACGCGACCTACTACGAGATCCTTGCCGCCATCGCCGGGGGGAAGAGATCGCAGAAGGAGATCGCCGACGTTGTCCGCCTTCCCCCGACCTCGCTCCCCCCGTATCTGCGTGACCTTGTCGACCTCCTCGGGATCATCGAGTACCGGGTCCCGGTCACCGAAAGAGGAAAACGCTCGAAGATGGGAAGATACGTCTTTGCGGACAACTTCTTCCGGTTTTACGCCCGCTACATCTACAGGAACATGAGCCTGTACGAGAGCGGCCGCTTCGACCTCTTAAAGAACCGGATCCTCCGGGAATGGAAAGGGTTCTCGGGCCGGGCCTTCGAGGAGATGCTGCGAAGCCTCCTCGCCCGGGACCTTACGGAGCGGTACGAAGAGATCGGCCCCTGGTGGAACCGCCGGGGAGACGAGATCGACCTCCTCGCCCTCGGCCCGGAAGGAAGCCTCGCCGTCGAGATCAAGAACCGCGACCTCACCCTCCCGGAGGCATGCGGCATCCTTGCCGCCCTGGAGGAAAAGTTGCCGCTCGTAAAGGGCCTCGGCCAGCCGGTGACCACCGGCATCGCCGCCCGCACCGTCGAGGGCAAGGAAGTGCTCAGAGCCGGGGGGTTCTACGTCATGGACCTCGACGACCTCGGGATCTGA
- a CDS encoding RNA-guided endonuclease InsQ/TnpB family protein, with translation MIVSYKYQAYPDATVETRLNTALDTCRWLYNKLLEECNTAREGGISPTMREMQARIVTLKEENPALKDVYSKVLQMVNYTLWSNIAALSQTKKRGRKIGKLRFKSAARYRTINYNQSGFKIDREHSSITFSKIGTIPFNMHRPYTGKVKGVLITRSGDRWYVIIQTEQTVSSSKREGQSVGIDVGLDSFAVDSDGAVIENPRFYEHSLGRIKKIQRSLARKKRFSKNWKKAKRKLEKVYDHVTNQKNDFLHKLSRQYVDTYATICVEDLNIKYLKENGKSRGLRRSIHSASWGRFYSYLSYKAESAGTELVKVDPRDTTQMCSNCGSIVKKTLSERVHECPYCGFVANRDYNAAVNIHRVGMEQPFEPVEPRPLHHISVMQVLAMKQEAPPFRAG, from the coding sequence ATGATCGTTTCCTACAAGTACCAAGCGTATCCAGACGCAACCGTGGAAACACGGCTGAACACTGCACTTGATACCTGTAGGTGGCTCTACAACAAACTTCTCGAAGAATGCAACACGGCACGAGAGGGTGGGATCTCTCCGACGATGCGAGAAATGCAGGCGCGGATCGTCACGCTGAAAGAGGAGAATCCTGCACTCAAGGACGTATACTCTAAAGTGCTCCAGATGGTCAACTATACCCTCTGGAGCAACATCGCTGCACTCTCGCAGACAAAGAAGAGAGGACGGAAGATCGGCAAACTCCGATTCAAGAGTGCAGCCCGATACCGGACGATCAATTATAATCAGTCGGGTTTCAAGATCGATCGCGAGCATAGTTCGATTACGTTCTCGAAGATCGGAACGATTCCGTTCAACATGCACCGACCATACACCGGGAAGGTGAAGGGTGTCCTGATCACCCGTTCCGGCGATAGATGGTATGTGATCATTCAGACAGAGCAGACAGTGTCTTCATCAAAGCGTGAAGGGCAGTCTGTCGGTATCGATGTCGGGTTGGATTCGTTTGCGGTCGATAGTGACGGTGCAGTGATCGAGAACCCCAGGTTCTATGAACATTCTCTGGGCAGGATCAAGAAGATCCAGCGGAGTCTTGCCCGGAAAAAACGGTTCTCGAAAAACTGGAAGAAAGCAAAAAGGAAACTGGAGAAGGTCTATGATCATGTCACCAACCAGAAGAACGATTTCCTGCACAAACTCTCCCGTCAGTACGTTGACACCTATGCGACGATCTGTGTTGAAGACCTGAATATCAAGTATTTGAAAGAGAACGGCAAATCTCGCGGGCTCCGGAGAAGTATCCACAGTGCGTCGTGGGGACGATTTTATTCTTACCTCTCGTACAAGGCTGAAAGTGCTGGTACGGAACTCGTCAAAGTCGATCCCCGCGACACGACACAGATGTGTTCGAACTGCGGAAGCATCGTGAAAAAGACGCTCTCCGAGAGAGTCCACGAATGCCCATACTGTGGGTTTGTTGCCAATAGAGATTACAACGCTGCGGTAAATATCCACCGCGTGGGGATGGAACAGCCCTTTGAGCCTGTGGAGCCAAGACCTCTACATCACATCTCTGTGATGCAAGTGTTGGCCATGAAGCAGGAAGCCCCGCCCTTCAGGGCGGGGTAG
- the minD gene encoding cell division ATPase MinD produces MVKVYTIASGKGGTGKTTVTANLGAMLARYGKKTCILDADVGMANLGLILGLDELPVTLHEVLAGKARVRDATYEGPFGVKVVPSGLSLQGFQQSNPDRLKDVMTDLVSEFDILILDAPAGISRDGVIPLTLADGVILVVNPEISSIVDSLKTKILTETVGGHIEGAIINRVATSGNEFNTAQMEKLLGTRVIGVIPEDPNVRRASAGRTPVVVKYPASSASHAFKHIAADVAGIEYVEEETEEVKESFVERLARVLFRSKT; encoded by the coding sequence ATGGTAAAGGTATACACAATTGCTTCTGGCAAAGGCGGTACAGGGAAGACCACAGTCACAGCAAATCTGGGGGCGATGCTTGCCCGTTACGGTAAGAAGACCTGCATTCTGGATGCCGATGTCGGCATGGCGAACCTCGGGCTCATTCTCGGACTTGACGAACTGCCTGTGACCCTGCACGAGGTGCTGGCCGGTAAGGCGCGTGTCAGGGATGCCACCTATGAAGGGCCGTTCGGGGTAAAGGTTGTCCCGTCCGGACTCTCTCTACAGGGATTCCAGCAGTCAAACCCGGATCGGCTTAAAGACGTCATGACGGATCTCGTGAGCGAGTTCGATATACTTATACTGGATGCTCCTGCAGGGATCAGCAGGGATGGTGTCATCCCGCTGACTCTCGCCGACGGCGTGATCCTGGTGGTAAACCCCGAGATATCCTCGATTGTCGATTCCTTAAAGACAAAGATTCTAACCGAGACCGTCGGCGGGCATATAGAGGGGGCGATCATCAACCGGGTCGCAACCAGCGGAAACGAGTTCAACACAGCTCAGATGGAGAAACTGCTTGGGACGAGGGTGATCGGGGTCATACCTGAGGATCCAAACGTTCGGCGCGCGTCCGCGGGAAGGACACCGGTCGTTGTTAAGTATCCCGCATCCAGCGCATCCCATGCTTTCAAACACATTGCAGCGGATGTGGCAGGCATTGAGTACGTCGAAGAGGAGACCGAGGAAGTCAAAGAGAGTTTTGTCGAACGGTTGGCCCGCGTTCTCTTCCGCTCAAAGACGTAG
- the pyrC gene encoding dihydroorotase — MLPVTADLLLRNVASPTGRRADIAVTGGVVRHVGAAVRADETIDCSRFTCLPGAVDMHVHMRGGVQADKEDWRSGTVSAVAGGVTLVVDQPNTVPPITTPDRLRARIREAGEQAVCGFAINAGVLPDADLTGMWKAGAMAFGETFAAPSSYGEGLDLESLRALFARIHTLGGLATVHAEEVCGTAPETLAEHDRARPGEGEARAVGRVGELAPVGMRLHFCHLSTAASVRAARGSVEVTPHHLFLSYEDFDPDNTLARVNPPLRDEATRRALWSCWDAIDVIASDHAPHTLAEKSVPFRSAPSGIPGIETMVPLLMAAVYRGRISLLSVIEKTSWRPSEILGLPRAGFEPGDRADYALYPDELTRIDASRLHTKCGWSPFEGSEAVFPEEVIVGGVRVYAHGDLLEARPRFCPGKGYLLQ; from the coding sequence ATGCTGCCGGTGACCGCCGACCTGCTGCTCCGGAACGTTGCATCACCTACAGGAAGGCGCGCCGATATCGCCGTCACTGGCGGTGTTGTCCGCCACGTCGGCGCAGCGGTTCGTGCCGATGAGACGATAGACTGCAGCAGGTTCACCTGCCTTCCCGGCGCGGTCGATATGCATGTCCACATGCGGGGCGGGGTGCAGGCAGATAAGGAAGACTGGCGTTCGGGCACGGTAAGCGCGGTCGCCGGCGGGGTAACGCTCGTCGTCGACCAGCCAAACACAGTCCCCCCGATCACCACACCCGACCGCCTCCGGGCGCGCATCCGCGAGGCAGGGGAACAGGCCGTATGCGGGTTTGCCATTAACGCCGGTGTCCTCCCGGACGCGGACCTGACAGGGATGTGGAAGGCAGGCGCGATGGCGTTCGGGGAGACGTTCGCAGCACCGTCGAGTTATGGGGAGGGGCTTGACCTGGAGAGCCTGAGGGCTCTCTTCGCCCGTATCCACACCCTCGGAGGGCTTGCAACCGTCCATGCCGAGGAGGTCTGCGGAACGGCGCCGGAAACCCTCGCCGAGCACGACCGTGCGCGGCCGGGTGAGGGCGAGGCACGCGCTGTAGGGAGGGTTGGCGAACTCGCACCGGTGGGGATGCGGCTTCATTTCTGCCACCTGAGCACCGCTGCCTCGGTCAGGGCTGCCCGCGGCAGCGTAGAGGTGACACCCCACCACCTCTTTCTCTCGTACGAAGACTTCGATCCGGACAACACCCTGGCCAGGGTGAACCCGCCGCTAAGGGACGAAGCGACACGGCGTGCTCTATGGTCATGCTGGGATGCGATCGACGTCATTGCCTCCGACCACGCCCCACACACTCTTGCCGAGAAGAGCGTCCCGTTCAGATCAGCCCCTTCAGGCATCCCCGGTATCGAGACGATGGTCCCCCTCCTGATGGCGGCGGTGTACCGGGGGCGGATCAGCCTCCTGTCAGTGATCGAGAAGACCTCGTGGAGACCCTCGGAGATCCTCGGCCTCCCTCGCGCAGGGTTCGAACCGGGTGACAGGGCGGACTATGCCCTCTACCCTGACGAACTCACCCGGATCGATGCCTCCCGCCTTCACACGAAGTGTGGCTGGTCGCCATTTGAAGGGAGTGAAGCGGTCTTTCCGGAAGAGGTGATCGTGGGAGGAGTGCGGGTCTACGCCCACGGCGACCTCCTGGAGGCACGCCCCCGATTCTGCCCCGGCAAAGGATATTTATTGCAGTGA
- a CDS encoding hydrogenase maturation protease, whose product MRRKRVCIIGCGNPIMGNDGAGVLVMHLFEGRFPGVDAIDGGSGGFGLIALMEGYDKVVIVDAMVGISDRAGDVLTFENPPNRGFHASISHDIGIGDAVAIAKELGYTAEIVTIGIEVGEIQAFSREIDPAVRVGIRVAEEKILAILEDWIDCSETIRQ is encoded by the coding sequence ATGCGGAGGAAGCGGGTCTGCATCATCGGGTGCGGCAACCCCATCATGGGAAATGATGGAGCAGGGGTCCTTGTGATGCACCTCTTTGAGGGGAGATTCCCTGGCGTTGATGCGATTGACGGCGGTAGCGGTGGTTTTGGCCTGATCGCGCTTATGGAAGGCTACGATAAGGTTGTTATCGTCGATGCTATGGTAGGTATAAGTGACCGTGCAGGCGATGTCTTAACGTTCGAAAACCCCCCAAACCGTGGGTTCCACGCGAGCATATCCCATGATATCGGGATCGGGGACGCGGTGGCGATAGCAAAGGAACTCGGGTATACGGCGGAGATCGTGACCATCGGGATTGAAGTGGGTGAGATCCAGGCATTCAGCCGGGAGATTGATCCGGCGGTCAGGGTGGGGATCCGGGTTGCCGAAGAGAAGATCCTGGCTATACTGGAGGATTGGATCGATTGTAGTGAAACTATAAGGCAGTAG
- the dnaG gene encoding DNA primase DnaG yields MYSPDTTKYLIHLTLQIEGVVDKPDVVGAIFGQTEGLLGEDLDLRDLQRTGRVGRIDVQITTKRGETKGEILISSSLDRAETALLASSLETIDRVGPCTAHVMVDRIEDIRVTKRRRIVERAKEILLENFDEGSINSDELLDEVREAIRMEKLEYLGEERVHAGPHVMASDAIIIVEGRADVTNLLRHGIKNAVAVEGTNIPQIIIDLCTQKTATTLLDGDRGGDLILRELLQVAEIDFVAYCPRGKSVEEMSRKEIVKALRNKVPAVGLIEHIPLEEATERLPVHATPAAARSPGGEDVQPPPGGGGKKSPSTLGEHMADVRNKKIARFLSPDYTVLLESSAADVESALQNLNGDVEGLVVDRVIDQRLLDQLGGKDLEFVAATDFKGIIKRPLSIRLIKIV; encoded by the coding sequence ATGTATTCACCTGATACAACAAAATACCTTATCCACCTTACGCTGCAGATCGAGGGGGTGGTCGATAAACCCGACGTAGTGGGCGCCATCTTCGGCCAGACCGAGGGTTTGCTCGGCGAAGACCTTGACCTGCGCGATTTGCAGAGAACCGGCCGTGTCGGCAGGATAGACGTGCAGATAACCACAAAACGCGGTGAGACCAAGGGTGAGATTCTCATCTCGTCATCTCTTGACAGGGCAGAGACCGCGCTCCTGGCTTCGTCGCTTGAGACGATCGACCGGGTTGGGCCGTGCACGGCCCATGTGATGGTTGACCGCATCGAGGATATCCGGGTGACCAAACGACGCCGGATCGTCGAGCGCGCAAAGGAGATTCTACTTGAAAATTTCGATGAGGGGTCCATAAACAGCGATGAACTGCTCGACGAGGTCCGGGAAGCCATCCGAATGGAGAAACTTGAGTACCTTGGGGAAGAGAGAGTCCACGCCGGCCCTCATGTTATGGCCTCTGATGCCATAATCATTGTCGAGGGGCGTGCCGATGTCACCAACCTCCTGCGTCACGGGATCAAGAACGCCGTAGCAGTCGAGGGTACAAACATCCCTCAGATTATAATCGATCTCTGCACACAGAAGACTGCGACCACGCTGCTCGACGGCGACCGGGGCGGCGACCTGATCCTTCGCGAACTCCTCCAGGTCGCTGAGATTGATTTCGTGGCCTACTGCCCGCGCGGAAAGAGCGTCGAGGAGATGAGCCGCAAAGAGATCGTTAAAGCGCTCCGCAACAAAGTGCCTGCGGTCGGCCTGATCGAGCACATCCCTCTGGAGGAGGCTACAGAGCGGTTGCCGGTTCATGCGACACCAGCGGCTGCCAGATCTCCGGGCGGCGAGGATGTTCAGCCACCGCCGGGTGGGGGGGGCAAAAAGTCACCTTCGACACTTGGTGAACACATGGCAGATGTCCGGAACAAGAAGATTGCCAGGTTTCTCTCCCCCGATTACACCGTCCTCCTGGAATCCAGCGCCGCAGATGTCGAGAGTGCACTCCAGAACCTGAACGGCGATGTTGAAGGGCTTGTCGTTGACCGCGTGATCGACCAGAGGCTCCTCGATCAACTCGGTGGAAAGGACCTTGAGTTCGTGGCTGCCACAGATTTTAAAGGAATTATAAAACGCCCACTCTCGATCCGACTCATAAAGATAGTTTGA
- the hypE gene encoding hydrogenase expression/formation protein HypE, with amino-acid sequence MKVNLMHGAGGEVMGELLRVITNLKHNNAGGIGLESLDDGAVIPLNGQNIVFTTDSHVVSPIFFPGGDIGRIAICGTVNDLAMMGGRPIALSCGMVIPEGFEVADLERIVASMDAALGECGANLVTGDTKVVERSALDTIIINTAGIGIAGRVVRDCGLSVGDLIIVSGTLGDHGIAIMAHREGFDFGGQIRSDVSPLWPLVERALAAGEIHAMKDPTRGGFANAINEMARKSGVGVIIDEVNLPIRASVRSAAGMLGIDPLEVANEGKVVMGVAPDDAETVLEALRSHPYGREAAIIGRVVEGSHVVMRTTVGGERFIEPPIGDPVPRVC; translated from the coding sequence ATGAAAGTCAATCTCATGCACGGTGCCGGCGGCGAGGTGATGGGTGAACTCCTGCGCGTCATCACCAACCTGAAGCACAACAACGCCGGCGGGATAGGGCTCGAGTCGCTGGACGACGGCGCGGTCATCCCGCTAAACGGCCAGAACATCGTTTTTACGACCGATAGCCATGTTGTCTCGCCGATCTTCTTCCCGGGCGGGGATATCGGTCGCATCGCCATCTGTGGAACAGTAAACGACCTTGCCATGATGGGGGGGCGGCCGATCGCACTCTCGTGCGGTATGGTCATCCCCGAAGGTTTCGAGGTTGCAGACCTCGAACGGATCGTCGCCTCCATGGATGCCGCACTTGGGGAATGCGGGGCAAACCTTGTCACCGGAGACACCAAGGTGGTGGAGCGGAGCGCGCTTGATACCATCATCATAAACACCGCCGGCATCGGCATAGCCGGACGGGTGGTGCGGGACTGCGGGCTTTCGGTCGGGGATCTGATCATAGTCAGCGGCACCCTCGGCGACCATGGTATCGCCATCATGGCCCATCGGGAGGGGTTCGATTTCGGCGGCCAGATAAGGTCCGACGTCTCCCCCCTCTGGCCGCTTGTCGAACGGGCGCTTGCTGCCGGCGAAATTCACGCCATGAAAGACCCGACCAGAGGGGGGTTTGCCAACGCAATCAACGAGATGGCAAGGAAGAGCGGTGTCGGGGTCATAATAGATGAGGTGAACCTCCCCATCCGGGCGAGCGTCCGGAGCGCTGCGGGTATGCTCGGTATCGATCCGCTCGAGGTGGCGAACGAGGGAAAGGTCGTCATGGGAGTCGCGCCCGATGATGCGGAGACAGTTCTCGAGGCGCTACGCTCGCACCCCTATGGGCGTGAGGCGGCGATCATCGGCAGGGTCGTTGAGGGGTCGCATGTTGTCATGCGAACCACCGTAGGGGGGGAGCGGTTCATCGAACCGCCGATCGGTGACCCGGTGCCACGGGTCTGTTAG
- a CDS encoding GNAT family N-acetyltransferase translates to MTYEGEFEVRLVDAWDLDAIADLYRAGGWWKEEWNPAGLSSLIRGSFAFAVAVESSTGRTVGMGRVISDGVSDGYVQDLVVHPNYRDRDIGTMILSALLKECTSAGVTWIALIAEPETEAFYARSGFQRMEGHTPMRWYPEKR, encoded by the coding sequence ATGACGTATGAAGGGGAGTTCGAGGTGCGTCTGGTGGACGCCTGGGACTTGGATGCGATCGCAGACCTCTACCGGGCTGGCGGCTGGTGGAAAGAAGAATGGAACCCGGCAGGCCTGTCCTCACTCATCAGAGGGAGTTTCGCCTTTGCCGTCGCAGTTGAGTCCTCGACCGGCAGAACGGTAGGCATGGGAAGGGTGATCTCGGATGGGGTATCGGACGGCTACGTTCAGGATCTGGTCGTCCACCCAAACTACCGGGATCGGGATATCGGAACGATGATCTTATCTGCGCTACTCAAAGAGTGTACGTCTGCAGGTGTCACCTGGATTGCCCTTATAGCCGAGCCCGAAACAGAGGCATTCTATGCCAGGTCCGGCTTTCAGAGAATGGAAGGGCACACACCCATGCGATGGTACCCGGAAAAGAGATGA
- a CDS encoding antitoxin VapB family protein produces the protein MNAIKRIVVREEVWAALSSMRKPGMTFSELIEEMTEHEKKGNVAKVL, from the coding sequence GTGAATGCCATAAAGCGCATTGTTGTCAGGGAAGAGGTCTGGGCTGCCCTCTCCAGTATGCGCAAGCCGGGGATGACCTTCTCCGAACTGATAGAGGAGATGACCGAGCACGAAAAGAAGGGTAACGTAGCGAAAGTTCTGTAA
- a CDS encoding UPF0058 family protein, with amino-acid sequence MHKEELIALHGILTEIKDFFELQNPDLKFSQYYALKIDPSQVHKSKMEHKYAIFVLGTELANAMKDVEFASSSRVSARMKELADKTLKDLEYLQ; translated from the coding sequence ATGCACAAGGAAGAGTTAATAGCGCTACATGGTATTCTCACAGAGATTAAAGATTTTTTTGAGTTGCAGAACCCGGATCTGAAATTTTCACAATACTATGCGTTAAAGATTGACCCTTCTCAGGTGCATAAGAGCAAAATGGAACACAAGTACGCTATCTTCGTGCTTGGAACTGAACTTGCAAACGCCATGAAGGACGTGGAATTCGCGTCATCAAGCAGGGTTTCTGCCAGGATGAAAGAACTCGCCGATAAGACCTTAAAAGACCTCGAGTACCTCCAGTAG
- a CDS encoding DUF2156 domain-containing protein: MLRFADFKPVSLEDREVFQEHYQHHPQMHSDNTFANMVCWNHYADYRFCKAGGSIILSNTIDGVTAFRYPIGPEDPDLLDDVIDLSLREGGETPLQVLDPAGEAFIRKCYPDLPLHPDRNFFDYVYRTDDLADLPGKGYATIRHQVNRFARDYNYTIEEITRDNLDDVWEFLIIWCEWRDCDSMPILAYEREAILFAVNNFFEIGLEGWAIRIGDAIGAISILGPVNRDMAVVHFEKALPETYRDIYKVIMSETARELCDHYRYINRECDMGAPGLRESKTRYHPACMVEVHYMTRDDLEACCR; encoded by the coding sequence ATGTTAAGATTTGCCGATTTCAAGCCCGTAAGCCTGGAAGATCGCGAGGTGTTCCAGGAGCATTACCAGCATCACCCCCAGATGCACAGCGACAACACGTTCGCAAACATGGTCTGCTGGAACCACTATGCGGATTACCGTTTTTGCAAGGCCGGCGGTTCGATCATCCTCTCAAACACCATCGACGGTGTAACCGCCTTCCGTTACCCGATCGGCCCGGAAGATCCCGACCTTCTCGATGATGTCATCGACCTTTCACTCCGGGAGGGCGGGGAGACGCCTCTGCAGGTTCTGGATCCGGCGGGCGAGGCATTCATCCGGAAATGTTACCCCGACCTCCCGCTGCACCCGGACAGGAACTTCTTTGACTACGTCTACCGGACGGATGACCTTGCCGATCTCCCGGGAAAGGGTTACGCCACCATACGGCACCAGGTGAACCGGTTTGCGCGGGACTACAACTATACCATCGAGGAGATCACCAGGGATAACCTGGACGACGTCTGGGAGTTCCTGATAATCTGGTGCGAGTGGCGAGACTGTGACTCCATGCCCATCCTTGCTTACGAGAGAGAGGCCATCCTGTTTGCCGTGAACAACTTCTTCGAGATCGGGCTTGAGGGCTGGGCTATAAGGATTGGGGATGCCATCGGGGCGATATCAATCTTGGGGCCAGTAAACAGGGATATGGCCGTCGTTCACTTTGAAAAAGCTCTTCCTGAGACATATCGCGACATCTACAAGGTCATCATGAGCGAGACGGCGAGAGAACTTTGTGACCACTACCGCTACATCAACCGGGAGTGCGACATGGGTGCGCCAGGGCTTCGCGAGTCAAAGACCCGCTACCACCCCGCCTGCATGGTTGAAGTCCACTATATGACCCGGGACGACCTGGAGGCATGCTGCCGGTGA